In Pararhizobium sp. A13, the genomic stretch GCTCGCCGCGGTGGTTTTTGTCGTCGTCAATCTGATCGCCGACCTCACCTACCCGCTGCTCGATCCCCGCGTAAAACTCCTCGGCACGCAGCAGCGTCGCCCGACAGCCGCTGATGACAGCTCTCTCCCCATCTCCAAGGCGGTGACCCCATGACGCTCGCCTCGATTTCTTCCACACCGCGTGCGACGCTGATCGGCCGCCTGACGGGCCTGCGTGTGCCGCCCGTCGTAATCCTCTCGTTCCTGGTCGTCGCTCTGGCGATCGCCTGGTCCTTGGCGCCTGGCCTGTTCACCGGCTACGATCCGGTGAACGGCACTCCCGCCCAAAAGCTGCTTGGCCCAAGTGCGGCGCACTGGTTCGGCACCGATCATCTCGGCCGCGACCTGTATGGCCGCGTCGTCTATGGCACGGCCTCATCGGTGGCCAGCGCGCTGATCGCGGTCGTGATCGGCGTTGTCGCCGGCGGTGTTATCGGATTGCTGGCCGGCTTCTTCGGCGGCTGGGTGGATACGGTCTTCGCCCGCCTCGTCGATGTCTTGCTGGCAATCCCCAAATTTCTGCTGGCGGTCATCGTCGTCACTGCGATCGGTTTCG encodes the following:
- a CDS encoding ABC transporter permease, which produces MTLASISSTPRATLIGRLTGLRVPPVVILSFLVVALAIAWSLAPGLFTGYDPVNGTPAQKLLGPSAAHWFGTDHLGRDLYGRVVYGTASSVASALIAVVIGVVAGGVIGLLAGFFGGWVDTVFARLVDVLLAIPKFLLAVIVVTAIGFDTTNAAIATGVSAVALFARVMRSEVIKTRQATFVESSFLLGGSRWHILWRHVLPNASRSVLPLAVLQFGDSILVIASLAFLGYGDPPPASDWGLLISIGKDYLKWPWLVYAPALVTIATVLSVNRISRWLRKTD